atatatatatatatatatgcattccccaaatttaaaaactacaatttggagatttttttccacacaaaaaatcagaaaattggcAACACTCTGCCCCATTTCCACATGGCAACAATTTAGACAGGTCATGGGCTCTCCACATGGCTCTGATCCCACCACCCTTGTCTCAAACAAATCTAGTCAGTTGTAcgtatattatgtatgtatattgctCTGCTTCTCCCTCCTGCCTGACTCTGGAAgattcctgtctcagtctctctcAACATGTCTGAAGGACTTAGGGGCAAGTGTCAGAGGTGAAGGCCCTAGTCTGAGTTTAACGTCCGGGGCCAGCTTGAAACAGCAGCTACTATTTTGAGCTCTAAGCTAACACTCTGGACTTTCAGTCATGTTTTCTTTCcccaatgaaatagaaaagtttGATTTCAAAGAGGAAAAGTGTGCAACACCTGCAACATACATAAAACCTATTTAATTTTACTCAGGAGTGGCAATCAGGAAACCTAGGTTCTGTTTCTGACTTACTTTGGATAGAGAAGGGTAGTTAAGCTGTCCTTATGTTTCTTATCAAATGAGGAAAATACTGCAGTAGCTCATAGTAATTTGGGGAGTTTTAGAGTCTATGGAAAATGGAAATGCTATTTGTAACTTAGATTGAATGTTGAAActtgtgtttgtttttcaggCACTTTTGGAACTTAACTGGATGTTCTATGTGTCTAGTAATCAGCTGATAGTAGATATTATTCTACCCCTATATTGGGATGCAAAATAGCGGAAATCATACAGTCTATGCTGGTACTTTCAGCAAAGACTTTACCACAGTAATCAGTTCATGAAACTCTGTGTTCTGAAAGTGGCCACGGTCAGTGAATTTGTGCAATTTGGTTTCCAACCTATCGGCCACTTCTTGTTGTTCCTTCCAGGGAAGGAACAGGTCGTCGGTAGAGCCAAACTGCACAATGTAAGGGCAGTTGGCCTTGATCTTCTCCCACTGCCAGGGGCGGGTGAAGTatcctatggggaaaaaaaaatgatctttCAGTGCCCATGGATAATCTCCCTTCTAGATATTCTAAAATACCTACTGGCGACCCACATAGAGACACAAAGGAGCAGAGCCTCCGTGTGAGTTAGAAGCActtcttttgttttcaaatctGTAGGGCTTGATACCACAGTTACTCGTGAAGAGGTGGTATATGGTTCAACTAAAACCAGGCCTCTAGGGTTCAATTCTAGACTTACAGCTTGGGAAGAAATCCAAGTGCAAACTTATATCCAAAGATAGGTGGTAAATCTTTTTCATATGCTATTAGAATTTTTTAGCCTATCTGAAAGACAGCACTGTTTTTACAACCTGAGCAGACAGCCCCATGTCTAGAGGAGGGCTTTGCTCAGGTTTCTACCTTTGGACTTACCACTTGCACGCTCATTTTCATCCCCCAAGTCTGATGTGTACGCAGACACTAATACAATAGCATATACTCGATGTGTTTCTGCATacctggagaaagaaaaatgatgtcaGCTAATATATAATGTTACCTCTGATCACCAAAAAGTCaataaactatttaaaaactcatttgagGTAGCCTACAGAAAGCACGTGCTACCTGCTGTTGAGGTTGATGTGAAAAATGGCAAGGAAACTGCAGAACTACAAGCCCAACCCTGGCTACTGGATGAGCTtctactcatttttcttttttttttttttttgagacagagtctcactctgtcacccaggctggagtgcagtggcacaatcttggctcactgcaacctccacctcctgggttcaaacaattctcctgttttagcctcctgagtagctgggataacagacatgcaccaccacgcccagctaattttgtatttttagtagagacgggattttaccatgttgcccaggctggtcttgaactcctgacctcaaataatccacccaccccagcctcctaaagtgctgggattacaggcgtgagccaccacgcccagccactacTCATTTTTCAAGGTAGTTGAAACTTGTGCAAACCTTTCCCAGTAAACAAAAAATGTGTAATCCATCCACGTTTAGTATGCATCAGTGTCACTTGGTTGGTGaacatgcagattctcaggctcaGACCCAGAGCCTCTGATTCAGAAAGTTGGCATTAAGGcctagaatctgcattttaaggtATGATCCCTCCTTCAACCCAGATGACTCTAATGCAAGTGGTCTGTGAACCGTATTTTAAGAAACACTGTACAATACCAGAAATGTACCTTTGTTACCACACACTCCACATTGCCTTATATTATTGATTTGTGTTGTCTTATGTACATTTCTCTCAATAAATTGTCAGCTCCTTAAGGGCAGGCATGAGTCCTGTTGATCTTTGTGTTCCTGGTGCCCATTACAGTGCCTGGCAAGTAGACACCCAGCTAACTATTAGGTTGGtataaaagtaattgcagtttttgccattaaaagtaagcAGGAGACAGACAAGAAATAAACAGGATGTCAGATGCAATGCATAATCCTTGACTAGATCTAGGATTGACTAGATCTAGGTGAAAACTACTACAGATAATAAGATATAAAGAGGATAGGAGCCAGTAGAGGGAGGCTCCTTTattggcaaaaaccacaattatatTTGCAGGCAGCAGTCTCCCTCAGCAAAGACTGGGATAAGGAAAGACACATAGTAGTAATAATTTCAAGAGGCCTTTGTGCCAAGAAAGAGTTAGGGTTGGTATTTTGTTCTTGGGCCTAaacttttttccccatttattttgaaaaatatcaaaCCTACAGAAACGTTGAAAGAACAAGCacctaggccgggcatggtggctcacacctgtaatcccagcactttgggaggccaaagcaggcagatcacctgaggtcagcagttcaagaccagcctgaccaatatggtgaagccccgtctctactaaaaatacaaaaattagccaggtgtggtggcaggcgcctgtagtctcagctactctggaggctaagacaggagaattgcttgaacctgggaggcagaggttgcagtgagccgatattgtgccactgcactccagcccgggcaacagagcgaggctctgtctcaaaaaaaaaaaaagaacaagcacCTAGATTCATTAATTTTGTCACATTTCACCCATACTTTAGCATGTATCTCCTGAGAAGGCCACTCCCTTAACCACGGTACCACTATTACACTCAATAAATTTCACAGTGATACTGCAAtattatttgtattcatttttccCCAACTGTACCAAAAATGTCCTTTAAAACATTCTACAATCCTAGATCTAGTCAAGGATTAtgcattgcattttattttcacgGCTCTTCagtcactttaaaattttttgttttaaatgacatTAACATTGTTTAAGAGTTTAGGCCAGTTGTCTTGCACATTATCCTCTAAATAGGATTGTCTGTTTCCTCCCAACTAGACTGAGGTAAACATTTCTGGCAAGGATACTACATAGGTGATGCTGTGTCCTTCCCATGCCACCACATCAGGGGACACATGATGCCAGTCTATTATTGGTGAGATTAAGTTTGATCATTTGCTTAAGGTGATATCCACCTGATCTCTCCATTGGAAAGGCACGATTTCCCTTTCATGATTAGAGTCATCTGTAGGGTAGTCCTCCATGATTTTGTCAATAGGAAATTCTACAACCTTAACCCAATCATTTTGGCATCCATTTTTCTCCTTGCCTCCCTTAACTTTAGAAGTCAATTCTTAGAAGGTTGCTAATAATCCTGCAGTGAGTTCAAGGATCTTTAAAAGCAGGCACATCTTTACTAATCAATAGCTTGAGAAAAATGCAGTTGGCCTTGAGTTGGAACAGAATTCAATAATACAAGGAGCTCTTCCTTTTCCAGACAACGCCTGGCAGCATATAAACATCCTTACACTAGGAGTGTACAATAATTTTGTAGCTCCATCCTGAAATACTCTTGTAACTTTAATCAGTGTAGCTGAAAGGTTATGAAATTTGGCAAGATTCCCTGACATGCAATTCATGTGACATCCTAAGTGACTGCTTGgaacaaataaaaactattatCCTTTGTCATTTTGCCTAGCAAGTATGAAAGAAACTCAACCCTTACAGGGTAAACTTAGCTTATTCAGCTAGCTAATTCCCTACCCGCTAGGTCTTATAAGGCTAAAAGGGGAGATGTAATATTCTAATGAGAGCAGTAGGGATGTGCCCATGAATCCTAAGGACTGGGGATTCCCAGGTGGGTAACACTGCAGACACAATCTACCATATGCCAGGCTCTCTTCTAGGCAATGGGGTTTCAGTGCCAGAGTGAACAaagccctgccttcatggagtctACATTCTATTGGCAGGAGACACAAGAAATAAACAGGATGTCAGATGGTAAAAAGTGCTGCAGATAATAAGATATAAAAGAGATAGGAGCCAGTAGAGTGAGGAAGCCGTTTCACATGGAGTGATTAGAGAAGGCTTCACCAAAAGGGGACATTTGAGCAGACACTTCAAGGGGAATAGAAAGCCATGCAGATGTCTAGGGCCAGAGTATCCCAGGTAGAAGGATGAGAGCAGGCTAAGATGTGCGTGTACTTGGCATGTTCCAGGAACTGCAATGAGGTCAGTAAACCTGgctgggaggagagaaagagagtctGTAGAGACAGAATCAGAGCTGACTGATGAGAAGCCAGTGGGGTTTGCAGCCACTTATGCTTTAAAACGATCACTGCATCTCAATAAGAGcagattttttgctttttttcaatCCACTAGCAAAACCAGGAAGGAATTAGGACAGATTATGTTACCACTTTAGAGGTCAGCACTGTTTCCTCTTCAACAGAAATTTAAGATATACACAAGGTATTTCTCAAGCAAGCATGACTGGAGCCCACAAAGGGGATAGCAGTTTAACAAAGATCGCACCTCATGGCCGCGATGGCCCCAGAACTGTGGCCAATGATGATAGTCTTCTCATCACAGTGCAGCTCTGTCTCCATGAAGGGCAGCCAGATGCTCTCTCGTGCTGTAACTTAAGGTTCAGGGTAAAGAAAAAGTCTGTCATTTGATAGTGGTAGTCTGAATCCAATGCTGCCCCACCTTTCAAACAGGCAACTATTCAGCAATTCACAACTTTTAAAACTGCAGGACCACAGCAGGAGACAAGACTGTGTTAACAGAGCCAAAGATTAATGTATTACTACTTGAAAGACCCAAGTCCACAGTTTTggtaaatagtttttcttttctctctctttttttttttttgtttaccacGTTCTTGTAAGAAATtactaaggaaataataaaatataactctgaaattttaatgtaaactttcaaacttggaaaaaaaaaagctattggtcaggtgcagtggttcacacctgtaatcccaacactttgggaggctgaggtggacagatcatttgaagtcaggagttcgagaccagcctgaccaaatggtgaaaccccatctctgctaaaaatacacaaaaaattagccaggcatgatggcgcgtgcctgtaatcccagctacttgggaggctgacacaggagaatcatttgaacccaggaggcagaggttgcagtgagccgagatcacgccaaagcactctggcctgggtgatagagcaagactccatctcaaaaaaaaaaaaaagcaaaaaaactctTGCAACATTCTAAAATTCAcacacatttattcattctttccaaaAAGGGGATTCCTGAGACAAGTCATAGGCATACCCAGAACAAAAGTAGCAAtatgacatttttaaacattaggaTCTCAAATAGATGCTGTAAAGTTTTATACCTATGCCTCAAGTATAATACCCACAAATTCTGCCTGAAAATATTTGTAGACATATAGAAGGGAAAAATCTAGTTGGTGCAaagttgaaaattaaattttaccaTGCCCAGGTGCTTTCCTGATCCTTACTAGAATTTTCTATGGCTTTTGGTTCACACCCTCCTCCCCAAGCTGCTTGCCTTATTCTTTCTTAGGTATACAGGTATAGGTATATAGGCATCTTTGGTTTCTTAGGTATATAGGCATCTTTGGTTTCTCCACTACGATATTCTTGTTCTCTACCACAAAAATGGTAATATCAAAACCCAACAAGATGAGgctgtttaaaaacaaatttaaaacttaCTTGGGTCGGGCATGTTTTTAGCCAAACACTGGAAACCAGGTATCTATGATATGAGGGGGGAGAAAAAGCTATAATAAAGAGCTTAATTACAACTAATACTTTGCTAATAAGAAATGAGGCACCTGATATGATTGTTACCAATTCAGTGTTAACTTGTGTTATGAAATGAAGTAGGTTAAGTGACCATCCTTTCGCATTAACTCCATCTGTAGTTCTGTATCTAGGCAGTTCTGCTGATCTCTATAGAGAGACCTGTATCTGCATTCGTACACCCATATTTGCCTCTACAGGCCTGCATCTATAGAGAGGCATGAACAAATGTGTTCTAGACAGACTGACCTGGAGCCAAATAGACGGTGTGCCAGGGAGTAGGTAAAACGTGGCACAAGAACGTGATACAGAAATCTGGAGATAGCATCCTCTCAGAAGCTCCAGCCCCGACCTTTGGGGTTGTAACTCTGACCAGGGTTTTCAGCCACAGCCCTGCAATCTATTCTGGAGACCCGCTCTAGAGGACGGCAACCCAGGGAGCCGACTTACCGCCTGGTTACAGAAgagggttaaaaaataaaaatcaaacggCACAGGGCAGCCTACAGTAAGATGCCATTTTTATAAAGCTCACCAAGAAGCCAAATAGAACAGTCTATTGTTTAAAAGGTATATTCATAGgttgaaaagtaattttaaaaagaaaagcagatgaAAAAATTTCAGGATGGCACGGGACTGAGATGGGTAGACATACGGGTCGTTTGGAAGATGATGTATAGGCAATGTCCCAGATTTTAGTTTGGTAATTCATTACATTATGCCTCATAATGTAGACGCATGTTACGTATATCCTTTGTATATATTAAGtagcatatttaattttttaaaagctgaagcGGGGAGCAGTGAAGATGTAAAATTATCTGGGAAGTCCCAAATCTGAACCAGCAGCAGATACGGGGGGCGGGGCTCGGGGGCTCAGCCTCGGTAGTTCAAAAGGGTTCCTTTAACTATAAAGGCTGAGCCCTCAGAGAAGTCTTCCAGGCAGTTTTATCAGTCAAAATTCGACCACTAGCTCAGACTTTAAGAGAAGGCagagggggagaggaaggaaaacacACAGGGCTTTGCTGGAGGGGATTAGACGCATATTCAAACTTCAGCCCTCAGTCCTCGCCCGCCGTCCCTCCCTCCAGGCTGACTTCACGGAGCAGCGAGGCGTTGGGCGCTTACCTTCTCCAGCTCCTTTTTCACCCAGCCATACCAGCCGTGGGTGGTCACATCCCCGCCTCCGTTCCCGGGAACAATCACTGCCTTGCTAGGAGAAGCCATGAGTGCAGCGAGGCCAGAGTCCCCGAGCGCGGGTCCAGCGGAGCTGAACCCAGCCTGCACCCGCAGGGAGCCTGCGCCGCGGCATCCTGGGAGTTGTAGTTGCGGGGACTGGGGAGGCCGGGCTCTTTCCTCCTTGGCCTGCCTGCCGCTGGCAGCGTGGGGCAGCGAAGAACAAAGCCTGCGAGCTTCCATCAATTGTAAAGCAAAGCACCCTTTACTTGCCTCTTACTAGTGCTCTCATGTTTTCCCCTTATTTAAGACAGGCTATGACATGCTTGGGGTGTGTTATTTCTTTGCTAGATTTACTGATATTTCTATAGGAAAGTTTGTTTTTGGTTTCAAACATGCAGAAAACCCATTTATAATCTGGCAACGCCTGAAATccatattatttttccttctgattttaaaacaatttttagtaGTCAGTATCAGCCCTGGTTGTTGTTTTTCATTGCTTTGAATGAAATTTCCTTGCATAAAGCTACTAAaccaagtaaaacaaacaaaaatttaattaaataccaagaaaatacttCGTCAGATTTTCATATTAAACCAGCTGATActgaaattgtttaaaatagtttataaccAACGCTTAGTCCCATATTCCTGGGAAGACAATTAAAGCTTCATGTACATTTGGTCACCCGGTGGGCCGTTTAAACATTTTGTAAGGGGATTTCATTCAATTGTTATTTGAATTCCAATTTGTCAttctggttgtataaaagctttcccatGCAAGAGGGCTGATGTTATAACAGTAGATTACTATGCTACAGTGTATTTTCACCCggtaaagaaagctttttatgGTTTGAATTTTCTGGAAACATTGGAGAAGACTGTCCTTGTCATCCACACTAAAACAAAACTTCAGGACCTTGGGCtttgggttcatggtctcacaaCTGAGAAGGGTCCCTCCACACTTTTGGAACTGTGCAGCCATTGGAACTTTTGAGGTAAAGCTACTCTGGGAAATTTCTCCCAAGAAGAAAATGGCATCCTTGATGTGAACAGCTTTTCCCAAGTTCACAGATTAAGACTTCTACTATCATGAAACTCTtacctttcaatatttctttttcttgtttatgcCTCTACAAACAATAGAAGTGGAAAAGGGGTCTGTTATGTGCACTTATGGGGCatacttttatttgtgaaggaGTTTGCAGCCAGCCTTATACATGGATAACCTTATACTTTGATAGATAAAAGATGAAGGCCCGAAGTAGGTAAGAAACTTTAATGGTACATGCATTGCTTCCTAatcagtcaaaaacaaaacattggttCACTCTGCTAACCCACATCATGGGTTAAAGAAAACATTGCCAGGAGGCGTTCACTCTTCTAGAAAGgcatcatttgttaggtccttttACCATGGTTTGAAGTAAAAGAAgcaatgattagaaatgtatccctcattggctggccgcggtggctcacgcctgtaatcccagcactttaggagtccgaggcaggcagatcacctgaggtcaggagttcaagaccagcctggccaacatggcaaaaccccatctctactaaaaatacaaaaatcagctgggcgtggtggcaggtgcctgtaatcccagttactcaggaagctgaggcgggagaattgcttgaacccaggaggcagaggttgcagtgaaccgaggctgtgccattgcattccaacctgggtgacagagagagactccatctcaaaaaaaaaaaaaaaaaaaggaaaaaaaaaaaaaagaaattcagtggtAGAGGATTAATAATGAAGAAATTGCTTAGTCAAGTGAGTAGACTCTTTATCTAGCTtattctttgatctatttgattTTAGGAGGTTTGATTTATCGGGGCCTTGGGTTTAGgagcatactccaaactcttggtgTTATCCTCCCAATAGTTATAATAGTCTCCCTGGTGCGCTGTATtctctcaaaggttttaaatgtttgcacGCAGTCATCTCTAGAACGTCAGATGTTCTCTCTTCAACTGGAatgacaaaagctgaaagaaatgtgcaacCATGAGAATACCAAAACCTATAAACGATGTGCTGAGACcgaaacccaaaatgatggtaactgagagtggcactaaggccctaagttttggtcacactctcacctaagagagaacctgaccaaaaagggagaattttttccacaaaattttgggaggccattgttttggactaagcTCATGCATTAGGCcccaacaaaccaaaccaaaccaaaatggagttgcTTGTGCTAAGACTTTAAGGAACCATAGATTCTAGAACATActaggttttgtgttttttttctgcaGATCTCTATAACAAACATCTCTGACAGCGTAGGTATCCACCCCCTAAAGTTCCCATTAAATCTTTTAACCAAATTAATTTCCTCTCGTCTAGAGACCATCAAGCTTCAAATGATCATGCAACAAAGGTTCCAGCCAGTTCCAGGTGAAGACACCACCCCTAGCCATCAAGAAACTACCCTGCCTCCACTAGATAGAGCAGGGCGAGTTCCATGATCACCAGTAGGTAGGGACTACACCCCAAGCCAGCATGATGCAGTTACAAAAAAAAGACCATCagtccctctgcctcccataaagatttatggggatcacatctctcagcggggagatgaggcaggaaaatagggtctggaggcagggaacagaaGGCCGATTCACACTTCAGTTATGACGAAATAACCTCTCCACAGGGCATAGGCCAactaaatgactttgtaactttacttcatcctcttcatttacatagggtgtacccCAAGTAGAGGGTATTTAAATGCTCAAAAATTCTATAATGGGGACTTTGAGCCCTTATGCTCAGGCCCGCTCCCATAATgtagagtgtactttcattttcaatgaaacccttcattccttcctttctttgtgcattttgtctAATTGTTTGTTCAAGACGCCAAGAaactggacaccctccaccattAACAAAGGGACATGAAACTTTTGGGGGTGAGATACATGTTTATTATCTCGATTGTGGTGATGGGTGTCAAAACTtaataaattgtacattttaaatatgtgcagcttAAGGtacatcaattatacctcaatatagctctttcaaatttaaaaatagtaatcccagcattttgggaggctaaagcggaaggatttgcttgagcccaggagtttgagactagcctgggcaatatggcaagactccatgtcttcaaaaattttttaaattagccaggcatggtggtgtacacctgtagtcccaggtactcagcagGCTAAGGTAGAATgatcgcttgagcatgggagactgcggtgagctatgatcatgcgactgcactctagcgtgggtgacacagtgagactctgtctcaaaaaaaaaaggaataaaatttcaacataaaaCAAGTAGAGACATTCCTATAACCAACTGGTTGTTTGCTTAGTAGTTTTTAGTTCAAGAAGCAATGATACTCCCTGAACAGGAACTGGGGGCTGAAAAGGATCTAGCAATCTAGCTTTTCTTAAGATTTAGTTAGCTCACTCTtctagaaggagaaaaaaggcaGTGACATTAACTCTCATCTTAGGTTGTTTATCCCGATAATAATTGAGATTATAATTACATACATTcgttttgttttctactttttatctcttGTACAAACAATTTCTGAGCTTATCATTATCACACAAGAAA
The Pongo pygmaeus isolate AG05252 chromosome 21, NHGRI_mPonPyg2-v2.0_pri, whole genome shotgun sequence DNA segment above includes these coding regions:
- the RBBP9 gene encoding serine hydrolase RBBP9, giving the protein MEARRLCSSLPHAASGRQAKEERARPPQSPQLQLPGCRGAGSLRVQAGFSSAGPALGDSGLAALMASPSKAVIVPGNGGGDVTTHGWYGWVKKELEKIPGFQCLAKNMPDPITARESIWLPFMETELHCDEKTIIIGHSSGAIAAMRYAETHRVYAIVLVSAYTSDLGDENERASGYFTRPWQWEKIKANCPYIVQFGSTDDLFLPWKEQQEVADRLETKLHKFTDRGHFQNTEFHELITVVKSLLKVPA